The Gemmatimonadota bacterium genome includes a region encoding these proteins:
- a CDS encoding Glu/Leu/Phe/Val dehydrogenase, which yields MSQSLFSDASQRLDEALAYASISEEAIERLKLPRSSLKVSIPVRMDNGELRIFPGYRVRYDDTRGPTKGGIRFHPDVSIDEVQSLAFWMTFKCAVANLPFGGGKGGITVDPKSLSPFELERLSRGYIDAVADFIGPDVDIPAPDVYTNEMIMGWMVDQYSIIKRQIAPAVITGKPLTMGGSLGRDKATAMGAFFTMEATLPRLGLSGSPATTTVAVQGFGNAGAIIAELLFDAGYKVVAVSDSQGGIYRREGLDIPSVRQFKDSTRALKAVYCEGSVCNAVDHETITNEELLTLDVDILAPAALENQITASNARDIKARAVYELANGPTTPEADEILRGRDVVVFPDILVNAGGVTVSYFEWVQNRQGLYWTLEEVNQRLKQKMVEETERVWDIAQTQGISQRTAAYVHALNRIGDAVQAKGTKSYFTGGSD from the coding sequence ATGTCCCAATCATTGTTCAGCGATGCCAGCCAAAGGCTCGATGAAGCTCTTGCTTATGCTTCTATTTCTGAGGAGGCTATTGAGCGGCTCAAATTGCCCAGGTCGAGTTTGAAAGTTTCCATCCCGGTGCGGATGGATAACGGCGAGTTGCGTATTTTTCCGGGGTACCGGGTGCGCTACGACGATACGCGGGGTCCCACCAAAGGAGGTATCCGCTTTCATCCAGATGTGTCTATTGACGAGGTCCAGTCTCTGGCTTTTTGGATGACTTTCAAATGCGCGGTGGCCAATTTGCCCTTTGGCGGGGGTAAGGGTGGCATAACGGTTGATCCCAAGTCGCTGTCTCCTTTTGAACTGGAGCGGCTCAGTCGGGGTTATATCGATGCGGTGGCCGATTTTATCGGTCCGGATGTCGATATTCCAGCGCCAGATGTTTATACCAATGAGATGATTATGGGCTGGATGGTGGATCAGTATAGCATTATTAAGCGGCAGATTGCGCCGGCGGTGATTACTGGCAAGCCTTTGACTATGGGGGGGAGTCTGGGGAGGGATAAGGCGACTGCGATGGGGGCTTTTTTCACTATGGAGGCGACTTTGCCCAGGCTCGGGTTGAGTGGCTCGCCCGCTACGACGACTGTGGCAGTGCAGGGCTTTGGCAATGCCGGGGCTATTATTGCTGAGTTGCTTTTTGACGCCGGTTATAAGGTTGTGGCGGTGAGTGACTCTCAGGGTGGGATATATCGGCGAGAGGGTCTCGATATTCCCAGTGTGCGTCAGTTCAAGGATTCGACCCGCGCGCTTAAAGCCGTTTATTGCGAAGGTAGTGTGTGCAATGCGGTTGATCACGAGACGATTACCAATGAGGAATTGCTCACGCTCGATGTCGATATTCTGGCGCCAGCGGCGCTGGAGAACCAGATTACAGCGTCGAATGCCCGCGATATTAAGGCGCGGGCGGTGTACGAACTGGCAAATGGTCCAACGACTCCGGAGGCGGACGAGATTTTGCGCGGGCGAGATGTGGTGGTGTTTCCCGATATTCTGGTCAATGCCGGCGGCGTGACTGTGAGTTATTTTGAGTGGGTGCAGAATCGCCAGGGTCTGTATTGGACGCTGGAGGAGGTCAATCAGCGGCTGAAACAGAAGATGGTCGAGGAGACAGAGCGCGTTTGGGATATTGCCCAGACACAGGGTATTTCTCAGCGTACCGCAGCTTATGTCCACGCTTTGAACCGAATCGGCGATGCGGTGCAAGCTAAAGGGACCAAGAGCTATTTCACGGGTGGGAGTGATTGA